The following proteins are co-located in the Dyadobacter chenwenxiniae genome:
- a CDS encoding MarR family winged helix-turn-helix transcriptional regulator, which produces MTHHSDQRAYFFKIDTTIKKIRNALQKQLTEAGFDLTVDQWVLIDHIFRRQGISQNELAELTFKDPPTVTRIIDLLEKKGLVERGPAAGDRRKFNLFLTKTGESTYNQVFPIVADIRRKGWGSLNESDYQHFVRIMDSIYQNFT; this is translated from the coding sequence ATGACGCATCATTCTGATCAGCGTGCCTATTTCTTTAAAATAGATACGACAATCAAAAAAATCCGCAATGCTTTACAAAAACAATTAACGGAGGCTGGTTTTGACCTTACGGTAGACCAGTGGGTGCTTATCGATCACATTTTCAGAAGACAGGGAATTAGTCAGAACGAACTTGCAGAACTTACTTTTAAAGATCCGCCAACGGTTACGCGCATCATCGACTTACTGGAAAAAAAAGGATTGGTGGAACGTGGACCGGCGGCAGGTGATCGCAGGAAATTCAATTTATTTCTAACTAAAACAGGAGAATCAACTTATAACCAAGTGTTCCCCATCGTTGCAGACATCCGCAGAAAGGGCTGGGGAAGCCTCAATGAGTCCGATTATCAGCATTTTGTCCGTATTATGGACTCGATTTACCAGAACTTTACCTGA
- a CDS encoding zinc-dependent metalloprotease, producing MEKLFTLTFKSCVFCMFISLICCNPASAQVQKFIEAVPGNTVPDNPEMTAYIDRLKKNPNISNYHFIHLNPLATAQKEGILTLEIPGKDKPIIAEASEVKYHSASDYEWIGKTDDNRGTIIILSKAGRISAHFSTPDGVYEIFSAPGGLYCLQEVDTSQGDDVGCVTGEVESKGEKITELETEKSPPIDANAKMNPCQPLISPRVLVLYTPKALAYVGSVATITDQANLSVAQFNNTIYNSGITSNAVLTLVGIAPLNFNEEDELGPDLEKLIINADAQSLRNQYQADLVVLFTDGVYSEGNTRGGSGTVTLESVRSYSIVEVWSSTSRKTFAHEVGHLYGCRHEDTSGSPTYAQAYCIKNGLGIVTDRTMMVGKAISDQQAKNRLLNFSNPNVQVGGKASGTNNENNAKRITESHPIVSAFKPNPNPAFVAHVDGPTFVTSPGGKDYQVTYSCGSAPYSIVWHYSYDGINYLPSNTTTDIFTWYFYQTQKIWIKATVTGNGKSVSAFIAVTSQVPNPYKTAIESKDTVAVDPKLTIFPNPSSNNARVSYFLKQDARVKIEILDLSGHLVELLVSDLDIPRTKGPYVKQWDLRSYKDGAYLVRFTSEGASQIKLMKIVK from the coding sequence ATGGAAAAATTATTTACCCTAACATTCAAAAGTTGCGTTTTCTGCATGTTTATCTCGCTTATTTGCTGTAATCCGGCATCCGCACAAGTGCAGAAATTTATCGAGGCAGTTCCAGGTAACACCGTCCCTGACAATCCGGAAATGACTGCATACATTGACAGGCTAAAAAAGAACCCGAACATTTCGAATTATCATTTCATCCACTTAAATCCCCTTGCAACCGCTCAGAAAGAAGGCATTTTAACATTAGAAATTCCAGGAAAAGACAAGCCCATCATTGCCGAAGCAAGTGAAGTAAAATATCACTCAGCCAGCGATTACGAGTGGATTGGCAAAACGGACGATAACCGTGGAACCATCATTATCCTATCAAAGGCAGGCAGAATTTCCGCGCATTTCTCAACCCCGGACGGCGTCTACGAAATTTTTTCCGCTCCGGGTGGTCTGTATTGCTTGCAGGAGGTTGACACTTCGCAAGGGGATGATGTGGGCTGCGTTACTGGTGAAGTGGAATCAAAAGGTGAAAAGATTACTGAGTTAGAAACTGAAAAATCTCCTCCTATTGATGCGAATGCCAAGATGAATCCCTGCCAGCCGCTGATAAGCCCACGTGTGCTTGTGTTGTACACGCCGAAAGCCCTGGCATACGTAGGAAGCGTTGCAACTATAACTGATCAGGCAAATTTATCAGTCGCGCAGTTTAACAACACAATATATAACAGCGGCATAACGAGTAATGCCGTTTTGACGTTGGTCGGTATAGCGCCATTGAACTTTAACGAAGAGGATGAGCTTGGTCCGGATTTGGAGAAACTCATTATAAATGCTGATGCGCAAAGTCTGCGAAACCAGTATCAGGCAGACTTAGTTGTTTTGTTTACTGACGGTGTTTACTCAGAAGGCAATACAAGAGGAGGCTCAGGCACCGTAACACTTGAGAGTGTTCGATCCTACTCAATTGTAGAAGTCTGGTCTTCCACATCCAGAAAAACATTTGCACATGAGGTGGGCCATTTATATGGTTGCCGACACGAAGACACATCAGGTTCTCCCACATATGCACAAGCCTATTGTATCAAAAACGGCCTGGGCATAGTTACAGATCGAACAATGATGGTTGGTAAGGCTATATCCGATCAACAAGCCAAAAATCGTTTGTTAAATTTTTCAAATCCCAATGTGCAGGTGGGCGGAAAAGCTTCCGGCACCAATAACGAAAACAATGCGAAGCGGATCACCGAGTCTCATCCCATTGTAAGCGCCTTTAAACCGAATCCAAATCCAGCTTTCGTTGCCCATGTTGACGGACCAACATTTGTGACAAGTCCTGGCGGGAAAGATTATCAAGTAACATATAGTTGCGGATCAGCACCTTATTCAATCGTTTGGCATTACAGCTATGACGGGATCAACTATCTCCCTTCCAACACGACCACGGACATTTTCACCTGGTATTTTTATCAGACTCAGAAAATTTGGATTAAGGCCACAGTAACGGGGAATGGAAAGTCTGTTTCAGCCTTTATTGCTGTCACGTCCCAAGTGCCAAATCCATACAAAACCGCTATTGAATCCAAGGATACGGTTGCGGTAGACCCAAAGCTTACAATTTTCCCGAACCCATCATCAAATAATGCAAGAGTCAGCTATTTTCTCAAACAGGATGCTCGTGTAAAAATTGAAATTCTAGACCTTTCAGGCCATCTGGTTGAACTACTGGTTAGTGATTTGGACATTCCCAGAACGAAAGGTCCATATGTCAAGCAATGGGATCTTCGTAGCTATAAGGATGGAGCCTATCTTGTTAGATTTACCTCAGAGGGCGCAAGTCAGATAAAACTTATGAAAATTGTAAAATAA
- a CDS encoding phosphoenolpyruvate carboxylase: MNNSFQDAVVTKYNIFNSLFLSLPYRGIFQTGSLLPILTQQSEIGFQEGKSPREIIEHFFSELLETATPKERADLLFAFIQYIERQVVLFDSVEDAAFDQTHDLTGKGSVNYLTDRLDNDELRKKLLTKLEDFSVRIVLTAHPTQFYSGKVLGIINDLEDAIKENDFTEVNQLLLQLGKTAFINHEKPTPFDEAVSLCWFLENVYYDAIPSILEKLINGLGMSVHDWPYPNVYRLGFWPGGDRDGNPFVNPEITLQVAARLRETLLRGYYRDLRQLKRRLTFKGVDEAISLAERKMNSTIFGPFEEGYNSAQELIDEFLKAREVLVSKHQGLFVELLDNFILKLNIFGFFFASLDVRQDSRKHGKAWEDILKRLEKKIPLLKYSDYESWDEAKKIDLLLSLNIPLRDEDYEDELTKDILGSIRAIKTIQGNNGEKGAHRYVISNNTSALNVMQVVALAKNLIADESGKLALDVVPLFETVDDLANAPEIMRTLYENEFYRNHVQNRENHQTIMVGFSDGTKDGGYLRANWSIYRAKEELTKVSREFGIKVTFFDGRGGPPARGGGNNHNFYSSLGTDIEDKEIQLTVQGQTISSNYGTVTTAMYNLERLFTAGLENHLFRGNRVEDELSGDDKVLIEEMAALAYDSYLDLKNHPMFVKYLDKKTPLRFYGQTNIGSRPTKRGNDDEGLKFEDLRAIPFVGSWAQMKQNVPGFYGFGTAIEQMGNDGKKEEIKQLYKKSLFFRTLIENSMQSLSKAFFPATKYLRDEVDYKEFWDKMYNEFLLTRDQLLEVSGQKELLDSNNVTKVSIKTRERIVLPLITIQQYALQMLAEDPKNLPVDVETYNQLIMRAMFGIINAARNSA; encoded by the coding sequence ATGAATAACAGTTTCCAGGACGCGGTTGTCACGAAGTACAATATTTTTAATAGTCTTTTTCTGAGTTTGCCTTACCGGGGCATTTTTCAGACGGGATCGTTACTCCCCATACTAACGCAGCAAAGTGAGATCGGATTTCAAGAAGGAAAGTCGCCTAGGGAGATTATAGAGCACTTTTTTTCCGAATTGTTAGAAACTGCAACGCCTAAGGAAAGGGCTGACCTGCTGTTTGCTTTTATCCAATACATTGAAAGGCAGGTTGTACTTTTCGACTCTGTGGAGGACGCAGCATTTGATCAGACGCATGACCTTACAGGCAAAGGATCAGTGAATTATTTGACGGATCGCCTGGATAATGATGAGCTAAGAAAAAAGCTGCTGACCAAGCTGGAAGATTTCAGTGTCCGGATCGTGTTGACTGCGCACCCAACGCAATTTTATTCCGGTAAGGTGCTGGGAATCATCAATGATCTGGAAGATGCGATCAAAGAAAACGACTTTACGGAAGTAAACCAGTTGCTTCTGCAGTTGGGTAAAACCGCATTCATTAACCATGAAAAACCCACGCCTTTTGATGAAGCCGTGAGTCTTTGCTGGTTCTTGGAAAATGTATATTATGACGCCATTCCCTCCATTCTCGAAAAGCTGATCAATGGACTGGGCATGAGTGTTCACGACTGGCCGTATCCAAATGTGTACAGATTAGGCTTCTGGCCGGGCGGTGACCGCGATGGAAACCCGTTTGTCAATCCCGAAATTACGCTGCAAGTGGCTGCCAGATTGCGCGAGACGCTTCTGAGAGGTTACTATCGTGATTTGAGACAATTGAAGCGCAGGCTGACTTTTAAAGGTGTGGACGAGGCGATCAGCCTGGCTGAGCGTAAGATGAACAGCACCATTTTTGGGCCGTTTGAAGAGGGTTATAACAGTGCACAGGAGTTGATCGATGAGTTCCTGAAAGCACGCGAAGTATTGGTTTCCAAGCATCAGGGACTGTTTGTGGAGCTGCTCGACAACTTTATTCTTAAACTGAACATCTTCGGATTTTTCTTTGCGAGCCTGGATGTACGTCAGGATAGCCGAAAGCATGGAAAGGCCTGGGAGGATATCCTTAAAAGACTTGAGAAAAAAATTCCGCTGCTGAAATACAGCGATTATGAAAGCTGGGATGAGGCGAAGAAAATAGATCTGCTGCTCTCGTTGAACATTCCGTTGCGGGACGAAGATTACGAAGACGAGCTTACCAAAGATATTTTAGGCTCCATTCGTGCGATCAAAACGATCCAGGGAAATAATGGAGAAAAAGGCGCTCACCGTTATGTAATCAGTAATAACACATCTGCATTGAATGTCATGCAAGTGGTTGCGCTGGCTAAAAACCTTATTGCCGATGAAAGCGGGAAGCTGGCGCTTGACGTCGTTCCGCTTTTCGAAACGGTCGATGACCTGGCTAATGCTCCGGAGATCATGCGGACATTATATGAAAATGAATTTTACCGAAACCATGTGCAAAACCGGGAAAACCACCAGACTATCATGGTTGGATTCTCTGATGGAACAAAAGACGGCGGTTACTTGCGTGCGAACTGGTCAATTTATCGTGCTAAAGAAGAATTGACAAAAGTTTCCCGTGAATTTGGTATTAAAGTGACATTCTTCGACGGCCGCGGAGGCCCTCCTGCGCGCGGCGGTGGCAATAACCACAACTTTTATTCCTCTCTCGGAACTGACATTGAGGATAAGGAAATTCAGTTAACCGTTCAGGGCCAGACGATTAGCTCCAACTACGGAACAGTGACGACGGCCATGTACAATCTGGAAAGATTGTTTACGGCGGGTCTGGAAAACCATCTGTTCCGGGGCAATCGTGTTGAAGATGAGCTGAGTGGGGATGACAAAGTGTTGATCGAGGAAATGGCTGCTTTGGCTTACGACTCCTATCTCGACCTGAAAAATCATCCCATGTTTGTTAAATATCTTGACAAAAAGACGCCGTTGCGTTTTTATGGACAAACCAACATTGGAAGCCGACCTACGAAGCGTGGTAATGATGACGAGGGTTTGAAGTTTGAAGATTTGCGTGCGATTCCGTTTGTGGGGTCATGGGCTCAGATGAAGCAGAATGTGCCTGGCTTTTACGGTTTCGGAACGGCGATCGAGCAGATGGGTAATGACGGTAAGAAGGAGGAAATCAAGCAGTTGTATAAAAAGTCGCTATTTTTCAGGACATTGATTGAAAACTCAATGCAATCATTGTCAAAAGCGTTTTTCCCGGCCACAAAATACCTTCGCGACGAGGTGGATTACAAGGAGTTCTGGGATAAAATGTACAACGAGTTCCTTTTAACCCGCGACCAGTTACTGGAAGTATCCGGGCAAAAAGAGCTTCTGGACAGCAACAACGTCACCAAAGTCTCAATCAAAACGCGGGAAAGGATCGTCCTGCCATTGATCACAATCCAGCAATATGCACTGCAAATGCTCGCCGAGGATCCAAAGAATTTGCCGGTCGATGTAGAAACGTATAACCAGTTGATTATGCGGGCTATGTTTGGGATTATCAACGCGGCGAGGAATTCGGCTTAG
- a CDS encoding tyrosine-type recombinase/integrase: MITQFIDFLKFEKRASVHTIKSYTTDLDQFQKYLLFQYELDKPQEAKAPMLRSWVVSLMEENMNPSSINRKIASLRTFYGFLKRKNMVSQDPTKILSALKTRKKLPAFVEEKSMEMLFQPDTFTDDFEGVRDRTIMELLYGSGIRLAELVSLETNDLNLPARTIRVFGKRSKERVVPISTSLANLLFQYLSLRAPGEETNVLILTNSGKAVYPVFVQRTVGKYLSAVTTLAQKSPHVLRHTYATHLLNRGADLNAIKELLGHASLAATQIYTHNSIEKLKKTHQQAHPKA; this comes from the coding sequence ATGATTACGCAATTCATTGATTTTCTAAAATTCGAAAAACGCGCCAGCGTCCATACGATTAAATCATACACGACCGATCTGGACCAGTTTCAGAAATATCTGTTGTTTCAGTATGAGCTGGATAAACCCCAGGAAGCAAAAGCTCCCATGCTTCGGTCATGGGTTGTCAGTTTGATGGAAGAGAATATGAACCCATCTTCGATCAATCGTAAAATAGCCTCATTGCGCACGTTTTATGGGTTTTTGAAGAGGAAAAATATGGTTTCCCAGGATCCTACCAAGATTCTCTCCGCATTAAAGACACGTAAAAAACTTCCTGCTTTTGTGGAAGAAAAATCCATGGAAATGCTTTTCCAGCCAGATACTTTCACGGACGATTTTGAGGGAGTTCGTGACCGCACCATTATGGAACTGCTTTATGGAAGCGGAATCCGGCTTGCAGAGTTGGTTTCTCTTGAAACAAATGACCTGAATCTTCCTGCAAGGACCATTCGTGTTTTTGGTAAAAGGTCAAAGGAGCGCGTAGTCCCTATTTCCACTTCTCTTGCCAATTTACTTTTTCAATATTTATCACTGCGGGCACCCGGGGAGGAAACTAATGTTTTAATTTTAACAAATTCAGGCAAAGCAGTTTATCCGGTTTTTGTGCAGCGAACTGTTGGGAAATATTTATCCGCCGTAACGACATTGGCGCAAAAAAGTCCGCACGTGTTACGCCATACATACGCAACGCATCTGCTCAATCGCGGAGCGGACCTGAATGCAATTAAGGAGCTTTTGGGCCACGCAAGTCTGGCCGCTACGCAGATCTACACGCACAACTCCATTGAAAAGCTTAAAAAAACGCATCAACAAGCCCATCCAAAAGCCTGA
- the rpsU gene encoding 30S ribosomal protein S21: MLIINIKDNESIDRALKRYKKKFERTGTMRQLRARTAFEKPSVRRRFEVLRAVYKEKTYGHLED; this comes from the coding sequence ATGCTTATCATAAACATTAAAGACAACGAATCGATTGACCGCGCTCTTAAGCGTTACAAGAAGAAATTTGAAAGAACTGGTACAATGCGCCAGCTTCGTGCTCGTACTGCTTTCGAAAAACCATCTGTAAGACGTCGTTTCGAAGTTTTGCGTGCCGTTTACAAAGAAAAAACTTACGGTCATTTAGAAGACTAG
- a CDS encoding Ppx/GppA phosphatase family protein: MSSRLGIIDLGTNTFHLLIVDKNGDAVINIFHESRPARIGLGGINKKIITQEALQRALTVLTYFREKLDEYNVLDANTFAFGTSAIRNAENQADFCAEILSKTGIIITVIDGNREAEYIYKGVRHGADIGDRPSLIMDIGGGSVEFIIGNKSQIFWKQSFEIGGQRLMEKFMRNDPLSQGDRKNLYNYFEESLIPLANAVHQYSPEKLVGSSGTFDTLVDMDFHFRLNSWPPKSQTDFPLPLEEFYRAYALILSGNHNDRMQIPGMIELRVDMIVVAVCLIDYVLKSYGIKEIQISSYALKEGVVADLLSK, encoded by the coding sequence ATGAGCTCGCGACTGGGAATAATTGATTTAGGAACAAACACTTTTCACCTGCTCATTGTGGATAAAAACGGAGATGCGGTCATCAATATATTTCATGAAAGCAGGCCGGCCCGGATCGGATTGGGAGGAATCAACAAAAAGATCATTACACAAGAAGCCTTGCAGCGCGCGCTGACCGTCCTGACTTATTTTCGGGAAAAGCTGGACGAGTATAATGTTCTTGATGCGAACACTTTCGCTTTTGGCACCAGCGCAATCCGGAACGCAGAAAACCAGGCGGATTTTTGTGCAGAAATCCTTTCCAAAACAGGCATTATTATCACTGTCATTGATGGGAATCGTGAAGCCGAATATATTTATAAAGGCGTTCGCCACGGTGCGGACATTGGTGACAGGCCATCATTAATCATGGATATAGGCGGCGGGAGTGTCGAATTTATCATTGGTAACAAGTCACAAATCTTTTGGAAGCAAAGTTTTGAGATCGGCGGGCAGCGGTTGATGGAAAAATTCATGCGCAATGATCCGCTGTCACAGGGCGACAGAAAAAATCTTTACAATTATTTTGAAGAAAGCCTGATTCCGCTAGCGAACGCAGTGCATCAATATTCTCCGGAAAAACTCGTAGGCTCGTCGGGAACATTTGATACATTGGTGGACATGGATTTCCACTTTCGCCTCAATAGCTGGCCGCCCAAAAGCCAGACGGATTTTCCATTGCCACTCGAAGAATTTTATCGGGCCTATGCGCTCATTCTTTCCGGAAATCACAACGACAGAATGCAGATTCCGGGCATGATTGAGCTGCGCGTCGATATGATCGTGGTGGCAGTTTGCCTCATTGATTATGTTCTTAAAAGCTATGGAATCAAGGAGATACAGATTTCAAGCTATGCCTTGAAAGAAGGGGTCGTCGCTGATCTTTTATCTAAATAA
- a CDS encoding zinc-dependent metalloprotease, which translates to MRLIRYFLLAGIAFLFTTTTYAQKKKKKEKQEDVKIDKAVDAVATAVKEKLKDDRKKGPKAFKDLIDTSAVSQKGMISVHKMDDKWYFEIPDSLLDKDIMAVTRYAKTAAGGGIFGGEEVNRQMIRWEKGMDHNLLLRSVTVVVASPDSTKPIFQAVKNSNSDPIIGVFEIKAVRKEPDAKSSVIDVTDFFNADNQVFSLSSVSKQLLKLSSFKKEASYIEKIRSFPINTEIRTVKTFSVTPQLLSTSPTPSIGQYLPSGLDAGVVTMEMNTSLILLPEKPMRKRIFDSRVGYFANQYAIFGEESQRSDTEVFAVRWRLEPKHAEDAKRQQNGELIEPKKPIVYYIDPATPEKWRKYLKAGVDDWQEAFEKAGWKNAIRGEYWPENDTTMSLEDARYSVIRYFAADIQNAYGPNVHDPRSGEILESHIGWYHNVMRLLRNWYIIQAGAVDPKARAKKFDDELMGQLVRFVSSHEIGHTLGLRHNMGASSATPVEKLRDKEWIEKHGHTASIMDYARFNYVAQPEDSITNLFPRIGDYDKWAIQWGYSNFIDAKDVKAEKQLLNAMTKEAYKDSRLHFGTEISPYDPRYQTEDLSDNAMKASEYGIKNLKRILPNLIEWSREDGESYKELDEIYSNVIQQYRRYLGHVMKNVGGIYDNPTTYDMEGSTFETVPKTTQKEAVAFLNNQLFKTPTWLLDQNILNKIKPETGVEAIKALQEYALTTLFAGDRAVRLMETGISGKNYTLDDLFTDLESGIWSETKTGKSIDLHRRNLQKVYIEKLVDLLKPGKANVLSVPVGVTYGFSTRVVELEKTDLPSVARAHLENLKTALQPAIAKSTDKITKYHLQDVLQRIKMALDPK; encoded by the coding sequence ATGAGATTAATTCGTTATTTCCTCCTTGCAGGAATCGCATTCCTGTTTACCACAACCACTTACGCACAAAAAAAGAAGAAAAAAGAAAAACAGGAAGACGTTAAAATTGACAAAGCAGTGGACGCAGTAGCCACAGCGGTAAAAGAGAAACTCAAAGACGACCGAAAAAAAGGCCCCAAAGCTTTCAAAGACCTGATCGACACCAGCGCTGTGAGCCAGAAAGGCATGATTTCCGTTCATAAAATGGACGACAAGTGGTATTTTGAAATCCCCGATTCTCTCCTGGATAAAGACATTATGGCCGTTACACGTTATGCAAAGACGGCCGCCGGCGGGGGCATTTTTGGAGGTGAGGAAGTTAACCGGCAAATGATCCGCTGGGAAAAAGGAATGGATCACAACCTGTTGTTGCGCTCTGTAACGGTGGTTGTAGCAAGCCCGGATAGCACTAAGCCTATTTTCCAGGCGGTAAAAAATTCGAATTCAGATCCGATCATTGGAGTCTTTGAAATAAAGGCTGTTCGAAAAGAGCCTGATGCAAAATCATCTGTTATTGATGTGACTGATTTCTTTAATGCTGATAACCAGGTGTTTTCGCTAAGCTCGGTTAGTAAGCAGCTCTTGAAATTGAGTTCTTTCAAAAAGGAAGCGTCTTATATTGAGAAAATCAGGTCTTTTCCAATCAATACAGAAATCCGTACGGTTAAAACTTTTTCCGTAACGCCGCAACTGCTTTCTACTTCTCCTACCCCATCCATCGGTCAGTATTTGCCCTCCGGACTCGATGCCGGCGTTGTGACCATGGAAATGAACACTTCGTTAATCCTGCTGCCTGAAAAGCCCATGCGGAAAAGGATTTTTGATAGTCGGGTGGGTTATTTTGCAAATCAATATGCCATTTTTGGTGAAGAATCGCAGCGCTCTGATACAGAAGTTTTTGCGGTAAGATGGCGCTTGGAGCCGAAGCATGCAGAGGATGCAAAACGGCAGCAAAACGGTGAACTGATTGAACCTAAAAAACCAATCGTCTACTACATTGATCCCGCCACCCCTGAAAAATGGCGCAAATATTTAAAAGCCGGTGTGGACGACTGGCAGGAAGCATTTGAAAAAGCAGGCTGGAAAAATGCGATCCGAGGAGAGTACTGGCCTGAGAATGATACGACTATGAGCCTTGAAGATGCGCGTTACTCGGTGATTCGTTACTTCGCTGCCGATATCCAGAATGCTTATGGACCTAATGTGCATGATCCGAGGAGCGGCGAAATCCTGGAAAGTCATATTGGCTGGTATCACAATGTCATGCGTTTACTGCGCAACTGGTATATTATCCAGGCAGGAGCCGTGGATCCGAAGGCGCGCGCAAAAAAGTTTGATGACGAGCTCATGGGCCAGCTTGTGCGCTTTGTCTCTTCTCATGAAATCGGTCATACATTGGGATTGAGGCATAACATGGGCGCCAGTTCGGCAACGCCGGTTGAAAAGCTGCGTGACAAGGAGTGGATTGAAAAACATGGTCACACCGCCTCCATCATGGATTATGCGCGGTTTAATTACGTTGCTCAGCCCGAAGACAGCATTACCAATTTATTTCCGAGGATTGGGGATTATGACAAATGGGCGATCCAGTGGGGTTACAGCAATTTCATAGATGCCAAAGATGTAAAGGCTGAAAAACAGCTTTTAAATGCGATGACCAAAGAAGCTTATAAGGATTCCCGCCTGCATTTTGGAACCGAAATCAGCCCGTACGACCCACGTTATCAGACTGAGGATTTGAGTGATAATGCCATGAAAGCTTCGGAATACGGCATTAAAAACTTGAAACGGATTTTACCAAACCTCATCGAATGGAGCCGGGAGGACGGGGAAAGTTATAAAGAGCTGGACGAAATTTATAGCAATGTGATCCAGCAATATCGCCGCTATCTCGGGCATGTGATGAAGAATGTGGGTGGGATTTATGATAATCCGACGACCTATGATATGGAAGGTTCCACTTTTGAAACTGTTCCAAAAACAACTCAGAAAGAGGCAGTTGCATTTTTGAATAATCAGTTATTTAAAACGCCGACCTGGTTATTGGACCAAAATATTTTAAATAAAATCAAACCCGAAACTGGTGTTGAAGCGATAAAAGCCTTGCAGGAATATGCATTAACCACGCTCTTCGCAGGCGACCGTGCGGTCAGGTTAATGGAAACAGGAATTTCTGGCAAAAACTACACGCTGGACGATCTTTTCACGGATTTGGAAAGCGGCATTTGGTCGGAAACGAAAACCGGCAAAAGTATTGACCTGCATCGCAGAAATCTCCAAAAAGTGTATATTGAAAAGTTGGTAGATCTTTTGAAGCCCGGCAAAGCCAATGTCCTTTCCGTTCCGGTGGGTGTTACTTACGGTTTTTCTACAAGAGTTGTTGAACTTGAAAAAACGGATTTACCGTCTGTCGCAAGGGCGCATTTGGAAAATTTAAAAACAGCATTGCAGCCTGCTATCGCGAAATCAACAGATAAAATCACGAAATATCACTTACAGGATGTTTTGCAACGGATTAAGATGGCGCTGGACCCGAAGTGA
- a CDS encoding peptidoglycan DD-metalloendopeptidase family protein, with amino-acid sequence MSKLQEILEKHEEFAPIIQSAKPFKKLDFSASNQALTSRDLSETSVFSKFVFDEMLAGNTFAGIGGYGENRIIYRQRKHFNNEDEQPRSIHLGTDIWAEAGEPIYAPLNAKVHGFAFNNHYGDYGPTIILAHTLDNLTFCTLYGHLSLESLEDLFVGKSIAANEKFATIGCYPENGDWPTHLHFQIIGNIGDYKGDFPGVSSIQDQEHYLNLCPDPNLILRIAENC; translated from the coding sequence ATGTCAAAACTTCAAGAAATTCTCGAAAAGCACGAAGAATTTGCACCCATAATCCAAAGTGCCAAGCCATTTAAAAAACTTGACTTTTCAGCTTCAAATCAAGCTTTGACAAGTCGTGACTTATCTGAAACTTCCGTTTTTTCAAAGTTTGTATTTGATGAAATGCTTGCAGGAAACACATTCGCAGGAATTGGTGGCTATGGTGAAAACCGGATTATTTACCGCCAGCGGAAACATTTCAACAACGAAGACGAACAACCAAGAAGCATTCACCTCGGCACAGACATTTGGGCTGAAGCCGGAGAACCCATTTACGCACCCTTAAATGCAAAAGTACACGGCTTCGCATTCAACAATCATTACGGCGACTACGGCCCGACAATCATCCTCGCCCACACGTTGGATAATCTCACATTCTGTACGCTATACGGACATTTGTCATTAGAATCACTTGAAGATTTATTTGTAGGCAAAAGCATTGCAGCTAACGAAAAATTTGCAACCATAGGTTGCTATCCAGAAAACGGCGACTGGCCCACGCATCTGCATTTCCAGATCATTGGAAATATAGGGGATTATAAAGGCGATTTTCCAGGTGTAAGCAGCATTCAGGATCAGGAGCACTATTTGAATCTCTGCCCTGATCCGAATCTGATTTTGAGGATTGCAGAGAATTGTTAA